The Porites lutea chromosome 11, jaPorLute2.1, whole genome shotgun sequence genome includes a region encoding these proteins:
- the LOC140953080 gene encoding uncharacterized protein, producing MSSEVLLKVRERMQKIKDNIEVAEGREHEAKESLKEITADVEKYDNEISSMRNRIILLKKELDEKNDLLEDKKLRSEQLELKNEQESEVVRELENVEVDEDQRMREVENELAETTQRAESMENQTTELRQKLGQLESEIQKARDRERNATQQVEDLTEKVQQAEKDLRHLEQKDESASEREQETEEKVSFLQHQVKEMQAGAEDQERKIPPLERVREQLSAEILETKKKVKEVQKEMEDMEALVGDSISDDEGDFAGKKTPPSTTASTKETRQEDEEDEGEDEPKEESEEDED from the exons ATGTCGAGCGAAGTTCTACTCAAGGTCCGCGAAAGGATGCAGAAAATTAAGGACAACATCGAGGTTGCGGAGGGGCGCGAGCATGAAGCCAAAGAAAGTCTCAAAGAAATTACAGCTGATGTAGAAAAGTACGACAACGAGATTTCCTCAATGAGAAACAGAATTATTCTTCTAAAGAAGGAACTGGATGAAAAAAACGACCTACTGGAGGACAAAAAGCTTAGAAGCGAACAACTGGagttaaaaaatgaacaagAGAGTGAAGTCGTGCGCGAGTTAGAAAACGTCGAGGTTGATGAAGACCAAAGGATGCGTGAGGTTGAAAACGAGTTGGCAGAAACAACACAAAGGGCAGAATCGATGGAGAATCAAACCACGGAACTTAGGCAAAAATTGGGGCAATTAGAGAGCGAAATTCAAAAG GCCAGAGATCGAGAAAGAAACGCTACACAGCAAGTCGAGGATCTAACGGAAAAGGTCCAGCAAGCGGAAAAAGATCTGCGGCATCTCGAACAGAAAGACGAAAGTGCCAGCGAACGAGAGCAGGAAACGGAAGAGAAAGTAAGCTTCCTTCAGCATCAGGTGAAAGAGATGCAAGCCGGAGCGGAGGACCAGGAAAGAAAAATTCCCCCGCTAGAACGAGTGAGAGAACAACTTTCTGCAGAGATCCTCGAAACTAAAAAGAAGGTTAAGGAAGTGCAGAAGGAAATGGAAGACATGGAGGCATTGGTGGGCGATTCCATCAGCGATGACGAAGGTGATTTTGCGGGGAAGAAAACACCTCCGTCCACAACTGCGTCGACGAAAGAAACGAGACAAGAAGATGAGGAAGACGAAGGCGAAGATGAGCCaaaagaagaaagtgaagaagACGAGGACTga
- the LOC140953084 gene encoding uncharacterized protein, whose product MTEGARGKLRERVQELKNKIDCAEDREQDAKDLLKQADEKGNELESEKNSKVGKIAMAKQLLADRNEQRKKMEERLQELTEKCERENELVKALEVIEIDGDEKLSDLEKKAKNVNDVVESKELQNKELELRLAQLESELEKVIKREGDAVEKAEKLQEYIEKATSEMNDLKQREDGAYEREDESDRKLNFLREEVHNKEKEAEEKERQVANLKRYKEELNTERKGVEKQTKEKQKEMEDLLDFTEDI is encoded by the exons ATGACGGAAGGCGCAAGGGGCAAGTTGCGAGAGCGTGTACAGGAGCTCAAAAATAAGATTGACTGTGCGGAAGACAGGGAGCAAGACGCAAAGGACTTGCTAAAACAAGCCGACGAAAAAGGCAATGAGCTAGAGTCGGAAAAAAACTCCAAGGTGGGCAAGATTGCAATGGCTAAACAGCTCTTGGCTGATAGAAACGAACAGCgcaaaaaaatggaagaaagaCTGCAAGAACTCACGGAAAAATGCGAGCGAGAGAATGAGCTGGTCAAAGCGCTGGAAGTGATAGAAATCGATGGCGACGAAAAGCTGAGTGACCTTGAGAAGAAAGCGAAAAACGTGAATGATGTGGTTGAGAGCAAAGAATTGCAGAACAAAGAGCTTGAATTGCGTTTGGCGCAGCTGGAGAGCGAACTCGAGAAG GTTATAAAGCGGGAAGGCGACGCCGTCGAAAAAGCTGAAAAGTTGCAAGAGTACATTGAAAAGGCCACGTCTGAGATGAACGACCTCAAACAAAGAGAGGACGGCGCTTACGAACGAGAGGACGAAAGCGACAGAAAGTTAAACTTTCTTAGAGAGGAGGTACACAACAAGGAAAAGGAGGCAGAAGAAAAAGAACGCCAAGTAGCTAATCTGAAAAGATACAAGGAAGAGCTTAATACTGAGAGAAAAGGGGTAGaaaaacagacaaaagaaaagcaGAAAGAGATGGAAGACCTTTTAGATTTTACAGAAGATATATAA